The region gtcGGTAGCCACCTGGAACTTGCGAACCTTggatttgaggaggggccgaatattccgtttccggactagaaAATGGTTGTAAACCTAACCAATCGGgattccaaccgtgggagccgaaAGGGTGATCGCCGGAACCGAAACATGGGGCATAATCTTGATCAGCTGAATAACTGACAAAAATAATTAGCATCATCAACATAGCAACAAAAAACCCAATTCTTTGAGGTATTCATGTTTGTAATTATCTGAAGAAGAGTTAAGATATAATAGAATGATGATTATATAAGGGACGATATAGTGTTCTTTATTATTAATGAGCatgtagtactactaatatTCCTCACTTGATTAAGAATATACTATCTCCGTCCAAAgatacttgagtcgtattccttttagGATATCCCAGGGTAGTTGAGTTATTTTCTTATTTGGCAAAACCTTTACTCTCTTTTTTATTCACTCTCgtttttttattctctcttttttataGCTatatgaattttgatttttgattttaattcTAACAGTTAAAtggtttatttaaaaaattccttcttattaattttttagtttGCTTTTGAGTAATTATATTGAGTGGTTCATTTAACCTCCAAATTTAAACTCTTGTCACtcttaaaataaatgaaataaaaatagcaagaattaataaaaaaaataataataaaaatctaaatgtTACAACGACTTCTTAATTATCCTTATTTTCAAAGTCTATTAATTATCTTTATTTTCTCAATTAACTCGATTAGTAATTAACTCGATTAGTAAATGGACCCTTCTAAAATGTAATATGAAAACAATTAATGAAATCTCCGATAATCCAATTTTGCAAATGACGAAAACAAtaattcatcacaaaaacaatAACTTAGCCAAACATCCACTTTTACATTATTAGTTATATTGAGAAGATGTATGCTAAACATTAGAACATTACTTCTATGGCAGTGAATGAGCAACGTCTGAGGACGACGACGGCCGAGACTCGGCAACGGCGGCGGCGGGTTTGCTATCTCAGTCATCTTTAATTACACAAATATTGACGCAATCGGCTCCTGCAATTCCACAATCATCAATGCAACGTCTATAGCATTGCTCTTTAGTTTCGATTCTTTCGACGATACCATGAATTGAAACAATCATCATGGCAATCATAAATACAACAAAAAcagatttcattttttattttcttcttttgaaaaaactatatatataaattaaaatgtttAGGTGTTGGCACTGGCGGATCTGGGGGGCCTCCCGGCCGTTCGGAGAGCCTAAACTTTCCTTTGAATCAAGCCGAAAATAGCATATCCCCCCGGAGTGTAGAAATGTATTTATTTTCAATAGATGTTGTATAAGATGTAGTAGCCTAAAGGTTTTGTTGTTGGGTTTTTAACTAAGATGTCTAGGGTTCAATTGTCAAAAAGAACATATGTTTTGCattctttacttttttattttaccaattcatatttcttcttattatcaaaataaaacctttaaatactttatgaaatctaaacttttactaatttgcatatattatgttggagtcccattattcacaaatccattTCTTAAtgccgaactagagaccaaattagagcccttagatctagtttttaatGGATGAAATGAGATGATGTAGTGAAAATTTTCGCTCTTCATTAGGTAGCCAAATTACTTCAACCGAGGGTATTTTTGTCAAAttacatttatattttattacttcatccagtatatttattacttcattccaatagttatttacttcattccaggTTGAATGAGGTAATAATCTAggtgaatgaagtaataatgtaACTGATTGAAATAATAGTCCAGTTGACTGGAGTAATATAGAAATCTAAATAACGAtgatttttatactttttcttCTCCAAATTCATAGCCAATAACAGTACaagttgaataaaataaaagcagGCACGTTGTGATTCCACCACGTATTTCCCCACTTGCTGATTTAACTACTCACACTTTCAGCAATTCACCTAATAAACGCACAACACCCATTCAAAATTGCTCATCCTCTGCTCCAACATATGTCCAATTCTTGTTTTCATTGCTCCACGGTTTGAATTGCAGCTGTCAAAGTTTCCGCCATGGATGCGGCTGCACAACTCGCCCACTGTGTAACCAATCATCTCCATCGAGCCTGGTCGTATTCTTCCGCTACCGGCTGAAATTACAGTCCACGAATCACCATTTTTCCCCGAGGATTAGGCAGAATTACGTGGTGAGAGCCGTCGCCACCGAGCCTAAGCCATCGGATACCAAGCCTCCCACTCAGGGGCGGAGGGAGGGTGGGGCCAGGGGGCCCATGGTCCCCCCACTAATTCTTAAAAAActtaggggtattttagtaatttcacaataattataatttataataaatataatattagagataggtttcagcaaaatatatatgaatcgttcctcttaatttagcgtattcattctgccgtttcaatccaagtctgaatttagcgtattcattctgTCATTCCAACTCTGaaatctggtaaactagaactaggtatattcaaaactcaaatataattcaattaatttttctacatatgttgtttttttgtgtggctgcaataataattcaaaggggGAGAAAGAAGATAGCTTATGTAATTCAATGGCTACGGACTACGGTGGTtctgtagttggaattttataactccaattctttatttgatgtgtgtgttaatagttttgcatacagaaaatatcaaatattttgaacttaatTAGTGTTGACTATTTTTGTAGGTATATGGATCGTTATTTCAAGAAACTTTCTTCCGTtgattcttcatcagttgaaccttcacttcttcaacctcaagaattatcgaatgaagataaaagtaaggttgatttagagaatcttCCAAGTGATCCAGGAGAACGACCTGATATAATGAGTTATCCACCAAATTTAATAGAACAAGTTCGCAGAGCTTACTTACTTAAAGGTCCGTGTCAACCACGTAATCATGATTTTCGTCCTACAGTAGAtggaaatcgaaaacgtaaattTGTCTCACATTGGTTTGATGAATTTAAGGATTGGTTGGAATATAGTGTTACAAAGGAAGCaactttttgtttatattgctATCTTTTTTCAAGACTCCACGGAAATGGACAAGATGCTTTTGTATCAGGGGGATTTACGGTCTGGCGCAAGAAAGAAAGATTAAGAGATCATGTTGGAAACCATAAAAGTGCTCATAACAGGTGTAGATTAGTATGTGAGGATTTGATGAATCAAGCCCAACACATTGAGGTCTCTTTGGCAAAACAGTCAACACAGTCTAAGCTTGACTACCGCCTGCGATTAAATACAACGATTATTTCTCTTCGTTATCTTATAATGCAAGGATTGCCTTTCCGCGGTCATGATGAGTCAGAAGAATCATTAAATCAAGGTAATTTTCTTGAGTTCTTGAAAGTTATTTCTTCTTGCAATGAAGAGATAGCTAGTGTTGTGCTAAAAAATGCTCCAGACAATCTCAAACTTACATCACCAGATATTCAGAGAGATATTATAAATGCATTTGCTGTTGAGACAACGAAAGCTATTGTACATGATATGAGAAGTGAATTTTTCTCCATATTAGTTGATGAGTGTCGAGATGTATCTGTCAAAGAGCAAATGGGTGTTGTGGTGCGATATGTGGACAAGAATGGATATGTTATAGAACGTTTTCTTGGTGTTGTTCATGTTAGTGATACAATTGCAACCTCACTTGAGAAAGCACTTGATTATTTGTTATCTACTTATGATTTAAGTATATCTAGTTTGAGAGGTCAAGGATATGATGGCGCAAGCAACATGAGAGGAGAATTCAATGGGTTGAAGAGTTTGATATTCAAGAGAAATTCCAGTGCTTATTATGTACATTGCTTTGCTCATCAGCTTCAGCTCACGATTGTTGCTGTTgctaaaaaacataaaattgtcGGATCTTTTTATAATTCTATCTCTCGTTTGTGTAATATTGTTGGAGGTTCTTGTAAGCGCAGAGATATACTTCGGGAGAAACAGAGATAGAATATTATTAAAGAGATTGCAAGTGATGAAATAAGCACAGGAAGAGGACTAAATCAAGAAATGTCATTGAAGCGACCTGGAGATACTCGTTGGAGTTCACATTACGGTACTCTTGTCAACTTGATACATTTATATTCTTCTATTGTTGATGTTCTTGAGTATGTTGGGGAGAATGGTCATGACGATTCAATAAGGGCTGAAGCTGATGATGTgctataaattataaatagttttgAGTTTGTCTTTGTGTTACATCTTATGAAGCAAATCTTGGGAATCACACATGAACTCTCCCAAGTGCTACAAAAGAAAGATCAAGACATTGTTAATGCGATGAATCTTGTCAAGGTAGCAAAATCACGTCTGCAAATAATGAGGGAAAAAGATTGGGATGTATTGCTTGCTGATGTTTTTAAGTTTTGTAGCAAATATGAACTGGATGTGCTTGACATGGAAGATGAGTTTGTAGCTCGAAAAAAAGGAAGACGTAGAgctgagaaaatgaagaatctcCACTATTATCGAGTTGAGCTCTTTTGTTCTGTTATTGACTTGCAAGCTCAAGAGTTGAATCAACGTTTTGATGAAGTCAACACAGACTTAGTTTTATGCATGTCATGTTTTGATCCTAGGgatttattttctgcatttgattTGGAGAAGCTGCTTCGTCTTGCACGGTATTATCCTTCTGAACTTTCTGAAGTTGCTTTGTCCGAGCTTAAAAGTCAACTTGAGAACTTTATTTTC is a window of Salvia splendens isolate huo1 chromosome 3, SspV2, whole genome shotgun sequence DNA encoding:
- the LOC121796589 gene encoding zinc finger MYM-type protein 1-like, with the protein product MQGLPFRGHDESEESLNQGNFLEFLKVISSCNEEIASVVLKNAPDNLKLTSPDIQRDIINAFAVETTKAIVHDMRSEFFSILVDECRDVSVKEQMGVVVRYVDKNGYVIERFLGVVHVSDTIATSLEKALDYLLSTYDLSISSLRGQGYDGASNMRGEFNGLKSLIFKRNSSAYYVHCFAHQLQLTIVAVAKKHKIVGSFYNSISRLCNIVGGSCKRRDILREKQR
- the LOC121796590 gene encoding uncharacterized protein LOC121796590, with the protein product MSLKRPGDTRWSSHYGTLVNLIHLYSSIVDVLEYVGENGHDDSIRAEADDQILGITHELSQVLQKKDQDIVNAMNLVKVAKSRLQIMREKDWDVLLADVFKFCSKYELDVLDMEDEFVARKKGRRRAEKMKNLHYYRVELFCSVIDLQAQELNQRFDEVNTDLVLCMSCFDPRDLFSAFDLEKLLRLARYYPSELSEVALSELKSQLENFIFDVRIDEKFSQISGISGLAQKMVSTRKHEVFPMVIH